TGGGCATCGGGTCCATCGCGCTCTATTCGACGGCCGCCCGCGAGTTGTCCGGCGCGGACATCTCCGGGCTGAGCCGGCTTGCCGCGATCGTCTCCGGCACCCTCCTCCGCCGGGCGGTGAACGGCCTCGAGGTGCCGGACGATGCGGCGGCCCCCGAGCCGTACTCCCGCCGCGAGGTGCATCAGGCGACCGGCATGGTCGCGGCGCGGAACGGGATCGGCGTGGATGATGCGCTCCTGCTCCTCCGCGGCCACGCGTATGCGGTGGGACGGCCGGTGCGAGACGTGGCGCTCGACGTCATCGCTCGACGACTCGACCTGAGCCTGTGATGGCCGCCAGGCTTAGAATGACGGCATGACGGCGCTCTCCCGTGAGCATCAGCTGCTGGGGACCTTCGTCGCCTTGGCGGACTCCCTGGTCGACGAGTTCGACGTCGTGGATGTGCTCCAGCGCCTCGTGGACGAGTGCATCTCGCTCTTCGATGCGTCCGCCGCCGGAATCCTGCTCCTGAGCCCGTCGGATCAGCTCGAGGTGATCGTCTCCACCAGCGAGCGGAGCGAACTCGTCGAGCTGATGCAGCTGCGAGTCGGCGCGGGCCCCTGCGTGGAGGCGGCGACGACGGGTCAGGTCGTCTCCGTGGACGACATCGACCAGATCGCCGACCGGTGGCCGGCGTTCGCGGCCGACGCCCGCGCCTCCGGGTTCTCGTCGATTCACGCGATTCCCTTGCGCCTGCGGGACTCGACCCTGGGATCGCTGAACCTGCTGCGCGACGAGCCGGGCGCTCTCAACGAAGCGGATGCTGCGGCGGCGCAGGCCCTGGCCGACATCGCCACCATCAGCATCCTGCAGCAGCGGCTGGTCGAGGAGTCCGAGCTCGCGCAGGCCCAGCTCCAGCGCGCGCTGGACAGCCGCGTGGTGATCGAGCAGGCCAAGGGCTACCTCGCTCAGCGGCTGAACATCGAGATGGATGAGGCCTTCGCGCGCATTCGCACCAGGGCACGGTCCACGGGCACGCGCATCGGGGTCGTCGCGGCCGACGTCATCGCGGGCCGCGTCGATCTCTGAGCCGCCGTTCACCCCACGATGTCGTCGTGCGTCGTCGCTACACCGCTTCCCGTTGAGCGAGGAGCGGACACGCGAAGGGATCCCGCTCGCCGAGCCCGACGCGGTTGATGTAGCGCACGACGATCCCGTACGACTGCCACAGGCCCGTTTCCGTGTACGTCACGCCGTGTTCGCGGCAGAACTCGGAGACCATTCCGGATGCCGCGCGCAGGTGCGGCCGCGGCATCGACGGGAACAGGTGGTGCTCGATCTGGTAGTTGAGCCCTCCCATGGCCGTATCCAGGAGCCGGTTGCCTCGAACGTTCCGGCTCATCAGCACCTGTCGGCGGAGGAAGTCCACCTTCACGTCGGCCGGGACGAGCGGCATCCCCTTGTGATTCGGAGCGAACGCCATGCCCATGTAGACGCCGAACAGGCCGAGCTGGACCCCGAGGAAAGCGAACGCGATCCCAGGTGAGAGCACCAGGAACACGACGGCGAGATAGCCGAGGATCCGGGCCGAGAGGAAGGCGATCTCGACCGGGCGTCGACGCAGAGGCTCGCGCGAGAAGACACGGCGCACGCTCGAAGCGTGAAGCGAGAGACCCTCGAGCAGCAGGATCGGGAAGAACAGCACGCCCTGATGCGCGATGAGCCAGCGAAGCGGCCCGCTGCGGCTGGCGCGCCGTCGGTCGGCCTGCTCCGGAGTGAAGGCGATCACCGGCAGGTCGATGTCGGGATCGCTGCCGATCTTGTTCGGATTCGCATGGTGCCGGGTGTGCTTGTGCTGCCACCACCCGTAACTCAGCCCCACGAGGAAGTTGCTGATGACGAGGGTGGTCCAGTCGTTCCAACGCCCGGAACGGAAGATCTGCCGGTGCGCCGCGTCGTGCCCGAGCATGGCGACCTGCGTGAGCACGACGGCCAGCACCGCCGCGGTCACGAGCTGCCACCACGTGTCGCCGACGAGGACGAAGACGGCGATCACCGCCGCGATCACGATCGGCGCGGCGATGAGTTTCGTCCAGTAGTAGCCGTACCGGCGCCTCATGAGGCCGCTCGCCATGACCAGCTGCGACAGTTCGGTGTAGCTGTTGGATGCCCGGGGCATCGTCGATCGAACGGTCGACCGGACCTGTCCGGGAGAGATGACTGACATTTCGATACCCCCTGTCATGAGCAGCGCGCACGGAGCGTGTCGCGCCAATGACAGGGTCTAGGCCATCTGATCTCAGGGTACGCCCATTGCCGGGTGCAGGCGCCGGCGTCCCGGGGAACGCACAGGTGAGTCGCGTCGGCCTGAGAGACTACGGGACGAGGAGGGCGAGAAGCTCGTCGACGGCGATGGAGCACACGCCGATGCGTGAGTCCCCGATGCCGAACGGGATCCAGAGGACGTCGTCCACGATGACCCCGCCGCACGAGTACACGACGTTCGGGACGTAGCCGTCGCGACGTTCGTCCACGGGCCGCAGGAGGGGCATCGTCGTCCTTCCGAGCACGATCGTCGGATCGTCCAGATCGAGGAGCAGGGCTCCGAGCGAGTACCGGCGCATCGGGCCCACACCGTGCACGAGGACGACCCACCCCTGCGGCGTTTCGAGCGGGGGTCCGCAGTTGCCGGTCTGGACGATCTCCCACGGGTCCTCGGGGGCGTGCACGATCCCGACGTGGTTCCAGATCACGCCGTCGCGGGACTCCGCGAGCGAGATGCTGTCGCCGCCGGTCCGGCTCAGCGCGAGGTACCTGCCGTCGACCGGACGGGGAAAGAGGGCCATCCCCTTGTCTTGGGCGGCCTCACCCGTCAGTCGATGGATGTCGAAGACGCGGAGGTCCTGCGTGACCATCAGGCGGGGCGCGATGTCGCGGCCGTCGTACGCCGTATAGGTTCCGCGGTAGTGGACAGCCCCGGTGAGGTCCGTGAATCGTACGAAACGCGCGTCTTCCATCCCGTGTCGCTCCTCTGCCGCAACGGGTGTGAGCACGCGCTGGCTCAGAGCGCTCTCGGCGGAGAAGACGGCGCGGTAGACGGAGTTCGTCAGGTCGCGCAGGGCTTGGATATGCCGAGGACTGTCCTGGCGCCGAGCGAGTGCGCTCGGCAGACCGGTGACTGCTGCCTCGACGTCCGATGCGGTGAACCTGTCGGGAAGGGCCTGCAGCACGCTGTGCGAGATCTCGTCGAGTATTCCTTCCTCCTCGACGGCGGCACGGAAATGCGCGATGCTCCAGTCCCCCTCCTCGATACGCGCGCGCCACAGCGGCCGTGCCCGCTCCCCGAACGTCCATCGTCGGCCCGGGCCGACGACGGCCTCGGCGAATCCGATGGAGGAGCGATGTCCCTCTCCGATCGACCGCAACGCGATCGCGATGCGAACCTCCCCCGGCTCGAGTCCTGCCTGATCCGGATGCTCGACCGCGCTGGGGTTGCACAGCGCCGCCCCCTCGACGGCGTACTCCGACGTGAAGCAGGCGCCGAGGACCAGCCGCTGCGCATCGCTGATCTCGACCGGATCCGCCAGGCGGGAGCTCACCACCTCGGCGTTGCCGGTGAACAGATCGAGGACGTCCGGATGCCGGAAGCCGAAGTCGCGGGTCAGCTCCGCCGCGAGCGCCTCGATGGTGTCGACCGGCATCGACATCACGCGCGCGATGATCTCGGCCGCACGCGAGCGGTTCGCGGACCACTCCTCGCCCGGAAGGAAGAGCTGGGCGATCACCCGGTCCGGCTCGGCGGTGAGTTCCGCCGCGTGGATCCGGACCGTCATGGCCGGGCCGGCTCACTGTGACGGCGGGCCTGCTGGAAGGTGCTCAGCGCGGCGAGGGTCGACTCGGCGCCGCGGTTCTCGTTCCGGCCGTCGCGTTCGAGCCCGTCGAACCCTGCCCCGGTCTGTTCGTCGAACATGACCGCACCACCGTCGTTGAGCCCGGTGAACCAGCTCCATGCGAGCTCGATCGGGGGGAGCCACGCCGGGTCGCCCGTCACCGCGTACGCGCGGGCGCAGGCATCGGCGAGCGCTGCGAGCTCGATCGGCTGCTGATCGAACACGGGTTCGGTCTCGCCGAGTCCGCGCCCGCCGGTTCCGGTCACCGAGAACCGGCCGTTCGACGTCTCGAGGGAAAGGAGGAACTCGAGCATCCGCAGACCCTGCGCCGTGGCATCCGCGTCATGGAGGGCATGGCCTGCGGCGATCAGCGCCTCCGGGATCGAGGCGTTCCCATAGGTGAGACGACGCTCCGGCCAGAGCCAGACCTCGTCCGTCAGCACCGGCATCGCCGTGACGAAGTCGAGGAGGAGGCCGCGGGCGATGTGATCGTCCGGGCGCACGCCCACGATCTCGGCTGCGCCGAGGGCCGCGAACGCGAGAGTCCGCAGGCTCGTGGAGCGCTCGCGCGCCGCGAGACGGAACGACCGCATCGCGCGCGCTCTCGTCCACGGGTCGCCACCCTGTGCTGCCATCGTGCCGAGCGCCCACAGGAGCCGCCCCCACCAGTCGCCCATCGCCGGCTGGTCGGACCAGGTCCCGTCAGCGCTCATGCGATTGTGCGTGAGCCCGTCCGGCCGGACCGCCGACTCGAGGAAGCGCAGGTAGATCGCCGACAGCCGCGCGAGAGCGATCGTCTGCTGCGGTTCACGCGCCACGACGATCAGCGCTCGCGCCACATCGTCGACGCAGTATCCGTGCTCGAGACGCGGCTCGTCGAAGAGGGCGTGCTCGAAGATGCCCGTGTGGTCCGTCAGAACCCCGAGGTGCGCATACGACGGCGAGGCGTCCATCACGCCGCCTGAGCGGCGAGCAGCCCCGCGCTGAGCGCGCGGTAGCGATCGGCGACGGCGGACCACGTCGTCTCGTTCGTCTCGCGGAGGGCGGCCTCACGCATGCCGCGCGCGACGGACGGCTCGGTGAGGATCTCCCGCAGCGCCTGCGCGATCGCATCCGGGTCCCGGTGCGCGACGACCGTGCCGGCTCCGCCCGACAGCAGCTCGACCGCATGGGGGAAGCCCGTCGCGACCACCGGTATGCCGGCGGCGACAGCTTCGGCGAGGACGCCCGACGTGGCCTGATCGACAGAGTCGTACGGCAGCAGCACGACGTCCGCCGACGCGATGAGCGCGGCGAGCTGCTTCGGTCCGAGGTAGTGTCCGTCGACCCGCACGGACGATTCCACGCCCAGGTCGCTTGCGAGGCGGGAGAGGGAGGTCCGGTAGCTTTCGCCCGCGTGCGCGAGCACCTTGGGGTGCGTCTGACCGGCGACGATGTACTCGACGTGCGGGGTGAGGTCGGTCAGCTGCGCCATCGCGCGGATGCCCCATTCGATGCCCTTGCCCGGCGAGAGGAGTCCCCATGTCACGACGCGCCGGCCGCTGTGCGGCTCGGCCTCGCTGAGGGCCACGTGCTTC
This window of the Microbacterium sp. SSM24 genome carries:
- a CDS encoding glycosyltransferase, translating into MTHYGFLSTFPPTRCGLATFTESLSDALVLAGDEDGTIVRALDQPEDRARHRARARSRVRTDLIAGDRLSTLRATMALNACDVAIVQHEYGIYGGRDGDQVLEVLAALKVPTIVVLHTVLVSPTAHQREVLTEVCRLASVVVVMTVHARENLAAHYAVDLARVHVIPHGVKHVALSEAEPHSGRRVVTWGLLSPGKGIEWGIRAMAQLTDLTPHVEYIVAGQTHPKVLAHAGESYRTSLSRLASDLGVESSVRVDGHYLGPKQLAALIASADVVLLPYDSVDQATSGVLAEAVAAGIPVVATGFPHAVELLSGGAGTVVAHRDPDAIAQALREILTEPSVARGMREAALRETNETTWSAVADRYRALSAGLLAAQAA
- a CDS encoding glycosylase; amino-acid sequence: MTVRIHAAELTAEPDRVIAQLFLPGEEWSANRSRAAEIIARVMSMPVDTIEALAAELTRDFGFRHPDVLDLFTGNAEVVSSRLADPVEISDAQRLVLGACFTSEYAVEGAALCNPSAVEHPDQAGLEPGEVRIAIALRSIGEGHRSSIGFAEAVVGPGRRWTFGERARPLWRARIEEGDWSIAHFRAAVEEEGILDEISHSVLQALPDRFTASDVEAAVTGLPSALARRQDSPRHIQALRDLTNSVYRAVFSAESALSQRVLTPVAAEERHGMEDARFVRFTDLTGAVHYRGTYTAYDGRDIAPRLMVTQDLRVFDIHRLTGEAAQDKGMALFPRPVDGRYLALSRTGGDSISLAESRDGVIWNHVGIVHAPEDPWEIVQTGNCGPPLETPQGWVVLVHGVGPMRRYSLGALLLDLDDPTIVLGRTTMPLLRPVDERRDGYVPNVVYSCGGVIVDDVLWIPFGIGDSRIGVCSIAVDELLALLVP
- a CDS encoding fatty acid desaturase family protein, with product MPRASNSYTELSQLVMASGLMRRRYGYYWTKLIAAPIVIAAVIAVFVLVGDTWWQLVTAAVLAVVLTQVAMLGHDAAHRQIFRSGRWNDWTTLVISNFLVGLSYGWWQHKHTRHHANPNKIGSDPDIDLPVIAFTPEQADRRRASRSGPLRWLIAHQGVLFFPILLLEGLSLHASSVRRVFSREPLRRRPVEIAFLSARILGYLAVVFLVLSPGIAFAFLGVQLGLFGVYMGMAFAPNHKGMPLVPADVKVDFLRRQVLMSRNVRGNRLLDTAMGGLNYQIEHHLFPSMPRPHLRAASGMVSEFCREHGVTYTETGLWQSYGIVVRYINRVGLGERDPFACPLLAQREAV
- a CDS encoding glycosyltransferase, whose amino-acid sequence is MDASPSYAHLGVLTDHTGIFEHALFDEPRLEHGYCVDDVARALIVVAREPQQTIALARLSAIYLRFLESAVRPDGLTHNRMSADGTWSDQPAMGDWWGRLLWALGTMAAQGGDPWTRARAMRSFRLAARERSTSLRTLAFAALGAAEIVGVRPDDHIARGLLLDFVTAMPVLTDEVWLWPERRLTYGNASIPEALIAAGHALHDADATAQGLRMLEFLLSLETSNGRFSVTGTGGRGLGETEPVFDQQPIELAALADACARAYAVTGDPAWLPPIELAWSWFTGLNDGGAVMFDEQTGAGFDGLERDGRNENRGAESTLAALSTFQQARRHSEPARP
- a CDS encoding GAF and ANTAR domain-containing protein, with translation MTALSREHQLLGTFVALADSLVDEFDVVDVLQRLVDECISLFDASAAGILLLSPSDQLEVIVSTSERSELVELMQLRVGAGPCVEAATTGQVVSVDDIDQIADRWPAFAADARASGFSSIHAIPLRLRDSTLGSLNLLRDEPGALNEADAAAAQALADIATISILQQRLVEESELAQAQLQRALDSRVVIEQAKGYLAQRLNIEMDEAFARIRTRARSTGTRIGVVAADVIAGRVDL